From Cyclobacteriaceae bacterium, a single genomic window includes:
- a CDS encoding histidine kinase — MKTSTLFLALTILSHVCFAQNSRVDSLRQLIGKSHDAGREARVLEELCFRFFIASQPDSIAPYQSKLQSVLKNNNDLQLSALSDFYKIQIISSKDSAEFFRLSSIALNAADEIKCNQCIALHYLANGLVYRKFQQFSLAVASLKEGIESIATIDDRRAREIKSALNAALANTYHQLGDFSTALRYGLDALRIAEALNDVTLKNKVYTPLSTIYADLSSPNNNLGTQNDRDRYHLLAKKFMIKSYETTLLLNDERTSGTSAYNLGIFYNDENQLDSSNWFLKKAIAHGVKSDYPELLSSAYNIMAINFSEVKIDTSLILIGKSIAYAKSANLIRHQASAMLSRANLLQMSGRSREALTQAEEALKLCLQSERKVSILNAYKILSELNEETGNTAKAYDYYKKHIAIKDSLVSEENYSRIEELKTQYDVELKDKEINNLTQRGIIQSLKLRQGNRLIASLAIFMILAGGGVWLLLRQRALQQKQAMMEAEQRLNRARMNPHFFFNALTSLQQHAIKTNDGLTLATHISQFGNVMRKTLESTYQEYITIEEEIEYLQQYLQIQKNRTAESFDFTIDVAPSLEIHELLIPPMIIQPFIENSIEHGFTGTDIKGRLIVRFSEIADELCITVTDNGKGMESVVTDNNEHISRATGIIKDRLYLLGIKVKSNARFNISKNPEGRGVLVTIYLPKLFR; from the coding sequence ATGAAAACCTCAACACTTTTTCTGGCACTCACAATCCTGAGCCATGTTTGCTTTGCACAGAATTCTCGTGTTGATAGTCTCCGCCAGCTCATTGGAAAAAGTCATGATGCCGGCAGGGAAGCCAGAGTCCTCGAAGAACTATGCTTCCGCTTCTTCATCGCTTCACAACCGGATTCCATTGCACCGTATCAATCAAAGCTTCAGTCAGTATTAAAAAATAATAACGATCTCCAGCTTAGTGCTCTTTCTGATTTTTATAAAATACAGATCATCTCGTCAAAAGATTCAGCAGAATTTTTTCGTCTCAGCTCCATTGCTCTCAATGCCGCAGATGAAATTAAATGCAATCAGTGTATCGCTCTTCATTATCTCGCCAATGGCCTGGTGTATAGAAAGTTCCAGCAATTCTCTCTTGCCGTCGCCAGTCTCAAAGAAGGTATTGAATCCATCGCGACAATCGACGACAGGAGGGCCCGTGAAATAAAAAGTGCCCTGAATGCAGCATTGGCCAACACCTATCATCAGCTGGGAGATTTTTCCACCGCCCTTCGATATGGTCTCGATGCATTGCGCATTGCCGAAGCCTTGAACGACGTTACTCTTAAAAACAAAGTCTATACACCGCTCAGCACCATTTACGCCGACCTGTCATCACCCAACAATAATCTCGGTACCCAGAATGATCGTGATCGCTATCATTTACTTGCAAAAAAGTTCATGATAAAATCATACGAGACTACGTTGCTGCTCAACGATGAAAGAACTTCCGGCACATCTGCATACAACCTTGGGATATTCTATAATGACGAAAACCAACTGGACAGCTCTAACTGGTTTTTGAAAAAAGCCATTGCTCATGGTGTGAAATCTGACTACCCCGAACTGTTGAGCAGCGCTTACAACATCATGGCGATCAATTTTTCAGAGGTGAAGATCGATACCTCATTGATCCTGATCGGCAAGTCCATTGCGTATGCGAAAAGTGCCAATCTCATTCGTCACCAGGCATCTGCTATGTTGTCCAGGGCCAATTTATTGCAAATGTCGGGGAGGAGTCGGGAGGCGTTGACCCAGGCAGAAGAAGCATTGAAACTTTGTCTGCAATCCGAACGCAAAGTATCCATTCTCAATGCCTACAAAATATTATCAGAGCTGAACGAGGAAACAGGCAACACCGCAAAGGCTTATGATTATTATAAAAAACATATTGCCATTAAGGACAGTCTCGTCAGTGAAGAGAACTACTCCCGTATTGAAGAATTGAAAACGCAATACGATGTAGAATTAAAAGATAAGGAGATCAACAACCTCACTCAGCGAGGGATCATTCAATCATTGAAGTTGCGACAGGGGAACAGGCTTATCGCATCGCTGGCAATTTTTATGATCCTTGCCGGCGGCGGTGTCTGGCTTCTGCTCCGGCAACGAGCATTGCAACAAAAACAGGCCATGATGGAAGCGGAGCAACGCCTCAATCGTGCGCGCATGAACCCTCATTTCTTTTTCAATGCCCTGACATCATTGCAGCAGCACGCTATAAAAACCAACGATGGGTTAACCCTTGCCACTCATATCAGCCAGTTTGGTAATGTGATGCGCAAGACACTGGAGAGTACGTATCAAGAGTACATTACCATTGAAGAGGAGATCGAATACCTTCAGCAATATCTCCAGATACAGAAGAACCGGACTGCTGAATCATTTGATTTCACCATTGATGTTGCACCCTCTTTGGAGATCCATGAGCTGCTCATCCCGCCGATGATCATTCAGCCGTTTATTGAGAACAGCATCGAACATGGCTTTACCGGCACAGACATTAAGGGAAGGTTGATTGTCCGTTTCAGTGAAATAGCAGATGAGCTGTGCATTACGGTAACGGATAATGGCAAAGGCATGGAAAGTGTCGTCACGGATAATAACGAACATATTTCACGCGCTACCGGGATCATCAAAGACCGGCTCTACCTGCTGGGTATCAAAGTAAAATCCAATGCGAGGTTTAACATTTCAAAGAACCCGGAAGGACGCGGCGTACTCGTGACTATTTATCTTCCAAAGTTGTTTCGCTAA
- a CDS encoding response regulator transcription factor produces the protein MKILLIDNETDVRQTLSDLIHKINPMGYEIEEASGVETGIQKITSFQPDIVFLDIEMNDGTGFDLLKRINGINFQLIFTTAFNQYAIEAFKFSAIDYLMKPVDPAELAISLHRASENIQSKNIQKQLEIMLKHLSGNAAPDRQIVLKDMDATYFIKVSDILYCMAEGAYTQFFFQQSDPILVSRNLHSHEELLAPMGFIRTHHSCLVNPIHIKMFDRKTDSLVLSSGHSVPVSQRKKDSVIEILENRK, from the coding sequence ATGAAGATTTTATTGATCGATAATGAAACCGACGTCCGACAGACGCTCAGCGATCTGATCCATAAGATCAATCCGATGGGGTATGAAATAGAAGAAGCATCCGGTGTAGAGACAGGCATTCAGAAAATAACATCCTTCCAACCCGACATCGTTTTCCTCGATATTGAAATGAATGACGGCACAGGATTCGATCTTCTGAAGCGTATTAACGGCATTAATTTTCAACTGATCTTCACGACGGCTTTTAATCAATATGCGATCGAAGCATTTAAATTCAGTGCGATCGATTACCTGATGAAGCCCGTTGATCCGGCAGAGCTTGCCATCAGCCTCCATCGTGCATCGGAGAATATTCAGTCAAAGAATATTCAGAAACAGCTGGAGATAATGCTGAAGCACCTTTCCGGAAATGCAGCACCCGACCGGCAAATTGTTTTGAAAGACATGGATGCAACGTATTTCATCAAAGTGAGCGACATCCTCTATTGCATGGCAGAAGGAGCGTACACGCAATTCTTTTTTCAGCAAAGTGATCCTATCCTGGTCTCGCGCAATCTGCACAGTCATGAAGAGTTGCTCGCACCCATGGGCTTTATCCGCACACATCACTCATGTCTTGTGAATCCGATACACATCAAAATGTTTGATCGCAAGACCGACAGTCTCGTTCTCAGCAGCGGACATTCGGTGCCTGTTTCACAGCGCAAGAAAGATTCTGTCATTGAGATCCTGGAGAACAGGAAGTAG
- a CDS encoding VOC family protein, translating to MPSFLGLRTLIYKVPDLAAAKSWYTKIFETPPYFDEPFYVGFNVGGYEFGLQPMDDGIIIPTGDRISTYWGVGDVQKVYDGLLAAGATPFEEPANVGGDIVVAAVKDPWGNVMGIIYNPHFKL from the coding sequence ATGCCATCATTCCTGGGACTTCGCACATTGATTTATAAAGTACCGGATCTTGCTGCGGCGAAGTCGTGGTACACCAAGATCTTTGAAACACCGCCGTATTTTGATGAGCCGTTTTATGTTGGATTTAATGTCGGCGGATATGAATTCGGATTGCAGCCAATGGATGACGGGATTATTATTCCGACCGGCGACCGGATCTCAACATATTGGGGAGTTGGTGATGTGCAGAAGGTATATGATGGATTACTGGCTGCCGGAGCAACACCTTTTGAGGAGCCAGCCAATGTCGGAGGTGACATTGTGGTAGCGGCGGTAAAAGATCCGTGGGGAAATGTGATGGGGATAATTTATAATCCTCATTTTAAGTTGTGA
- a CDS encoding T9SS type A sorting domain-containing protein, with protein MKNILLIFIFISTCAKAQTVGELWGVTYGGGTHDIGVIYKTAADGTGYVVKHNFTYSIPASRPYYSHLIQATNGKLYGMTQEGGNTNSGAMFEYDPVTGAFENKIDFNGTNGANPFGSLLQAANGKLYGMTRFGGSDNKGIIFEYDITTNVFTKKFDFTGANDGAGPTGNLIQTANGKIYGMANLGGLFNSGSMFEFDITTNTLTKRHDFTPSGADGTEPFGSLTLASNGKLYGMTLRGGTNNLGTVFEFNPTGNVYTKRVDMANANGVSPQGSLTSAANGKLYGMTFNGGANSVGVLFEFDPATNTYTKKIDMSSAEGSLPYGSLFLAGSGKLYGLTYAGGSGNGGVLFEYDVAGNTYTRKYNFGVNLNGVNPPGSPMIASNGKVYGMTINGGSPSTSSGVLFEYDLVTTNYKRIHFKNTEKGYYPDGGVIVANNKIYGMLTQGGVALNNGSGLLYEFDPVTSLYSIKFSFDVTNGDGPGGNSLMLANNNKIYGTTSLGGTNGTGVLFEFDPVTGVYTKKVDFFGTKGSRPRGQLVQAFNGKLYGVTNTDGANNRGTIFEYDLSGVYTVKYNFSDALGYNPGLKLELAANGKLYGTLKEGGVNNVGILFEYDPATNVYTKKYDFTLASAYPSRGLTISRNQKLYGFTEEGGLNDGGILYEYDLATNVFTKKFDVASGNNFGFSFGRMAVGCNGKLYGSTQDGGSSSTGQIFEYDPSTNVIVTKKDLSGLTGQYPKNGAIVFWPPPQPSITANTANIMAPVLTSSASAGNQWYLNFTAIGSATAQTYTVAQEGVYRVIASVNGCPSTFSNPLSFIVTGLEPLIKTPLVVYPNPTRSELMLDLSGFETDVPVAISVIDILGRNIQSAQGSGGQQVALDVRHYTAGQYRVIVQQGQNRVVKAFIKSL; from the coding sequence ATGAAAAACATTCTGCTCATTTTCATTTTCATCAGCACGTGTGCGAAGGCTCAAACCGTCGGCGAGCTTTGGGGAGTTACGTATGGCGGCGGTACTCACGATATCGGTGTGATCTACAAGACCGCTGCCGATGGTACCGGATATGTAGTGAAGCACAACTTCACATATAGCATTCCTGCTTCACGACCTTACTATTCACATCTTATCCAGGCAACGAACGGTAAGCTGTATGGAATGACGCAGGAAGGTGGTAATACCAACAGCGGAGCGATGTTTGAATATGATCCTGTTACCGGTGCATTTGAAAACAAGATTGATTTCAATGGAACGAATGGAGCAAATCCTTTTGGCAGTCTTCTCCAGGCAGCGAACGGCAAGCTCTATGGGATGACTCGCTTTGGAGGTTCCGACAACAAGGGGATAATATTTGAATATGACATCACGACAAATGTATTCACAAAGAAGTTTGACTTCACTGGAGCCAATGATGGTGCGGGTCCCACGGGTAATCTGATCCAGACTGCCAATGGAAAGATCTATGGGATGGCCAATCTCGGAGGTCTGTTCAATAGCGGTTCAATGTTTGAGTTTGATATTACAACCAACACACTCACCAAGCGACATGACTTTACACCTTCCGGAGCTGATGGTACCGAACCCTTTGGAAGCTTAACGCTTGCATCTAACGGAAAACTTTACGGAATGACATTGAGAGGCGGAACAAATAACCTGGGTACTGTATTTGAATTCAATCCAACGGGTAATGTCTATACCAAGAGAGTTGATATGGCGAATGCAAATGGCGTTAGCCCTCAGGGTAGTCTCACAAGTGCAGCAAATGGAAAACTTTACGGAATGACTTTCAACGGTGGTGCCAACAGTGTTGGTGTCTTATTCGAATTTGATCCTGCTACAAATACTTATACCAAGAAGATTGATATGTCATCCGCAGAAGGAAGTCTTCCCTATGGTAGTCTGTTTCTGGCAGGCAGTGGAAAATTGTATGGTCTTACCTATGCCGGCGGTTCTGGCAATGGAGGAGTATTGTTTGAGTACGATGTCGCCGGTAACACATACACTAGAAAATACAACTTCGGAGTGAATCTCAACGGTGTGAATCCGCCCGGAAGTCCGATGATTGCTTCCAATGGAAAAGTGTATGGCATGACCATCAACGGAGGTTCACCCTCAACTAGTTCAGGCGTGCTGTTTGAGTATGACCTTGTAACAACCAATTATAAAAGAATTCATTTTAAGAATACTGAGAAAGGATATTACCCTGATGGTGGTGTGATCGTTGCCAATAACAAGATTTATGGAATGCTTACCCAGGGGGGAGTTGCCTTGAACAACGGCTCCGGTCTCTTGTATGAATTTGATCCTGTTACCAGTTTGTATTCTATAAAATTCAGCTTCGATGTTACGAATGGAGATGGCCCCGGAGGTAATAGCCTGATGCTGGCGAATAACAATAAGATCTATGGAACCACAAGTCTCGGTGGAACAAACGGAACGGGTGTTCTCTTCGAGTTTGATCCTGTTACAGGAGTGTACACAAAGAAGGTAGATTTCTTTGGAACCAAAGGATCACGCCCACGCGGACAACTTGTGCAGGCATTCAATGGTAAATTGTATGGAGTGACCAACACCGATGGTGCCAACAACAGAGGAACCATCTTTGAATATGATCTGTCCGGTGTGTACACTGTTAAATATAATTTCAGTGATGCACTGGGTTATAATCCCGGATTAAAACTGGAACTCGCAGCAAATGGTAAGCTCTATGGTACATTAAAAGAAGGAGGTGTTAACAATGTGGGGATACTCTTTGAGTATGACCCGGCGACGAACGTGTACACAAAGAAGTATGACTTTACTTTAGCTTCAGCATATCCTTCACGGGGCCTCACGATATCACGCAACCAGAAGTTATATGGCTTCACCGAAGAAGGTGGCTTAAATGATGGTGGGATATTGTATGAGTATGACCTGGCGACCAATGTATTCACCAAGAAATTTGATGTTGCCTCTGGAAATAATTTTGGCTTTTCTTTCGGCAGGATGGCAGTGGGATGTAATGGTAAGTTATATGGCAGTACCCAGGATGGTGGCTCCAGCAGTACCGGACAAATTTTTGAGTATGATCCTTCCACCAATGTAATCGTAACCAAAAAAGATCTCAGCGGACTCACCGGACAATATCCAAAGAATGGTGCAATTGTTTTTTGGCCGCCGCCTCAGCCTTCCATCACTGCCAACACGGCTAATATCATGGCACCCGTTCTTACGTCAAGTGCCTCTGCCGGAAATCAATGGTATTTAAATTTCACTGCAATTGGATCGGCGACCGCGCAGACATACACCGTTGCTCAGGAAGGTGTCTACAGAGTGATCGCATCAGTCAATGGTTGTCCGAGTACATTCTCAAATCCATTATCATTTATTGTCACGGGACTGGAGCCGCTGATAAAAACTCCTCTGGTGGTCTATCCGAATCCAACCCGCTCTGAATTGATGTTGGATCTTTCAGGATTTGAAACCGATGTTCCTGTAGCCATCTCAGTGATTGATATACTGGGAAGAAATATTCAGAGCGCACAGGGAAGCGGTGGTCAGCAGGTAGCGTTGGATGTTCGCCATTATACAGCGGGTCAATACAGGGTCATTGTTCAGCAGGGACAAAATCGTGTTGTGAAGGCATTTATTAAATCACTTTAA